In Candidatus Hydrogenedentota bacterium, the following are encoded in one genomic region:
- a CDS encoding cofactor-independent phosphoglycerate mutase, with the protein MADLPHAALDGKTPLEAARIPAMDRVVQRGATGNYWPIPEGMPAGSEIGNLSLFGYDPRATFCGRAPIEAASRRIALAPDQVAFRCNLVTLEDGVMRDFTAGHITSEEGAAIIASLDEILSPSIPVRFHSGVSYRHLAVVTAGAGASVQDLVATECTPPHNIMDQPHAGYWPQGPAAAGITDIMKRSQGVLAGHAVNRKRVSAGKLAATSAWLWGQGTSPKMTPYREKFGLSGAVISAVDLVKGLGVLAGLEVIDVPGATGWLDTNYAGKVSGAMDALSRHDFVYVHVEAPDEAAHQGRLDLKMQAIEDFDAKVVAPFLDYVERNPEARLLVAPDHFTLLSTKGHYGDATPFALCGAGVTRCGAQAYSERDAAQTGVALRDGYRLVEHMLQEARMAF; encoded by the coding sequence GCGCCACCGGCAATTACTGGCCGATCCCGGAGGGCATGCCCGCAGGCAGCGAGATAGGCAACCTTTCCTTGTTCGGCTACGACCCGCGCGCGACGTTCTGCGGGCGCGCGCCGATCGAGGCGGCGAGCCGCCGCATCGCTCTGGCCCCGGACCAAGTCGCGTTCCGCTGTAATCTGGTGACGCTGGAAGACGGGGTCATGCGCGATTTCACGGCGGGCCACATCACGAGCGAAGAAGGCGCGGCAATTATCGCATCGCTCGACGAGATCCTGTCACCGTCGATCCCGGTCCGTTTTCACTCGGGTGTCTCCTACCGGCACCTCGCGGTCGTGACGGCGGGCGCGGGGGCAAGCGTCCAGGACCTCGTCGCGACGGAGTGCACACCGCCGCATAACATCATGGACCAGCCGCACGCGGGCTACTGGCCGCAGGGTCCGGCGGCGGCAGGTATCACGGACATCATGAAGCGGTCCCAGGGCGTTTTGGCGGGGCACGCGGTGAACCGGAAGCGCGTGTCCGCGGGCAAGTTGGCGGCGACTTCGGCGTGGCTGTGGGGTCAGGGCACCTCGCCGAAGATGACCCCGTATCGCGAGAAGTTCGGACTGTCTGGCGCGGTGATTTCGGCGGTGGACTTGGTAAAGGGTCTGGGCGTGCTGGCGGGCCTTGAAGTCATTGATGTGCCGGGCGCCACGGGCTGGCTGGACACCAACTACGCGGGCAAGGTTTCCGGCGCGATGGACGCGCTGAGTAGGCATGATTTCGTGTACGTACACGTCGAGGCGCCGGATGAGGCGGCCCACCAGGGCCGGCTCGACCTGAAGATGCAGGCCATCGAGGATTTCGACGCGAAGGTTGTCGCGCCATTCCTCGATTACGTGGAACGCAATCCCGAGGCTCGGCTTCTCGTGGCGCCGGACCATTTCACGCTGTTGAGCACGAAAGGCCACTACGGCGACGCGACGCCTTTCGCGTTGTGCGGCGCGGGCGTGACCCGCTGCGGCGCCCAAGCGTATTCGGAGAGGGACGCGGCGCAAACGGGCGTTGCGTTGCGCGACGGGTACCGCCTGGTGGAACATATGCTACAGGAGGCGCGGATGGCGTTTTGA